One segment of Scyliorhinus torazame isolate Kashiwa2021f chromosome 14, sScyTor2.1, whole genome shotgun sequence DNA contains the following:
- the LOC140389347 gene encoding putative potassium channel regulatory protein, with protein sequence MDEENQPLKLNVGGMIFETLLDTLTKVPSSKLSRILTGSEPSVQQIGPREYFIDRDGSLFGYILDFLRTSELLLPGDFRDYDSLAKEFEFYELDPVLCTLETVQRKNKSEILEVRYIRKRTGAFFRVFGSSVETVLALSSQITLHVEKASFSPQASIEKKKPTSAQILSFHDLVFKCGAKNYVNGGQVNIYVQIAPEDRKILLGFNVLGILLDYLTKIGFCLQNTRAIHQQEDTVDCYTFKRNMK encoded by the exons ATGGATGAGGAAAATCAGCCCTTAAAGCTAAATGTTGGAGGAATGATTTTTGAGACACTTCTCGACACTCTTACCAAGGTTCCGAGCAGCAAGCTCAGCAGGATTCTCACTGGATCAGAGCCCTCCGTACAACAGATAGGACCCAGGGAGTACTTCATTGACAGGGACGGATCTTTATTTGGTTACATCTTAGACTTCCTCAGGACATCTGAGTTACTGTTGCCCGGCGACTTCCGCGACTATGACTCGCTGGCAAAGGAGTTTGAGTTCTATGAACTGGATCCGGTGTTGTGCAcactggagacggtgcagaggaaaaATAAATCAGAGATTCTGGAGGTACGCTACATTCGAAAGAGGACGGGAGCCTTTTTCAGAGTCTTTGGATCGTCAGTGGAAACAGTTCTTGCACTTTCCAGTCAGATAACATTGCATGTAGAGAAAGCGAGCTTCAGTCCACAGGCTTCCATTGAGAAAAAGAAACCTACCTCTGCCCAGATCCTTTCATTCCATGATCTGGTTTTCAAATGTGGAGCTAAGAACTATGTGAACGGAGGGCAGGTCAATAT ATATGTGCAAATAGCTCCAGAGGACAGAAAAATTCTTCTGGGCTTCAATGTATTGGGAATTCTTCTTGACTATCTGACAAAGATTGGATTTTGTCTGCAGAATACTCGGGCAATACACCAACAGGAGGACACAGTGGACTGCTATACGTTCAAACGCAATATGAAGTAA